In Lewinellaceae bacterium, a single window of DNA contains:
- a CDS encoding tetratricopeptide repeat protein, protein MNSIFQNRSCLTEREVKQYLGDELSDEQRYDIENHLLDCELCSAAVEGYAQSEDFSSTEEDVEMLRSTLAASAKDPPLRRLAWINRIAAAVLFLLLAYAGFRYWDASKPERLFAAYFEPAANTYITYRSGDGPDASLPVELAQALEYYDAEKFGLSLPHFANYLGDHPDDASALLLAANAHLQAGQAERAEQYLIQLEAQGEMFEGQTAWYLALSYLRRGKMEEARERLERILADQTSPFQEKAGEVLKSME, encoded by the coding sequence ATGAATTCCATTTTTCAAAACCGCAGTTGCCTTACTGAGCGGGAAGTGAAGCAATATCTGGGCGATGAACTCAGCGACGAACAACGCTACGACATAGAAAACCACCTGCTGGACTGCGAGCTGTGCTCCGCTGCAGTAGAAGGGTATGCTCAATCCGAGGATTTCTCTTCTACTGAAGAGGACGTTGAGATGCTGCGCTCCACACTCGCCGCCTCGGCCAAGGATCCGCCGCTGCGCCGCCTGGCCTGGATCAACCGCATTGCTGCCGCCGTCCTTTTTTTGCTCCTGGCGTATGCCGGCTTCCGCTACTGGGATGCCTCCAAGCCGGAGCGGCTCTTCGCCGCCTATTTCGAGCCGGCCGCCAATACGTACATCACCTACCGGAGCGGCGACGGGCCAGATGCTTCCCTTCCCGTGGAGCTGGCGCAGGCGCTCGAATACTACGACGCGGAAAAATTCGGCCTGAGCCTGCCCCATTTTGCCAACTACCTCGGCGATCACCCCGACGACGCTAGCGCCCTCCTCCTGGCGGCCAATGCCCACCTGCAGGCCGGGCAGGCAGAACGGGCGGAGCAGTATTTGATTCAGTTGGAAGCACAGGGGGAGATGTTTGAGGGACAAACGGCCTGGTATCTGGCTCTGTCTTATCTGCGGCGGGGAAAAATGGAAGAGGCGCGGGAAAGGCTGGAGCGAATATTGGCGGACCAGACTTCGCCTTTTCAGGAAAAAGCTGGGGAAGTATTGAAAAGCATGGAATGA
- the xth gene encoding exodeoxyribonuclease III: MPKTIISYNVNGIRAALNKGLLDWVKANDIDIFCVQETKAQPEQVDARAEFEALGYEQHWHSAEKKGYSGVATFSRIEPDDVVAGCGIEKYDQEGRILRTDYGDWSVLNCYFPSGTTGDVRQAFKMEFLADFHRWIKELRQERPKLIIVGDYNIAHNEIDIHDPVRNKNNSGFLPEEREWMSQWFDNGFVDAFRYLNPDKVEYSWWTYRAGARKNNKGWRIDYQSVTDNLKDTLLEAYQMTDVVHSDHCPVYLKIGL; this comes from the coding sequence ATGCCAAAAACCATCATATCCTACAACGTCAACGGCATCCGCGCCGCCCTCAACAAAGGCCTGCTCGACTGGGTAAAAGCCAACGATATTGACATCTTTTGCGTGCAGGAGACCAAGGCACAGCCGGAGCAGGTGGACGCGAGAGCCGAATTCGAAGCCCTGGGCTACGAGCAGCACTGGCACAGCGCCGAGAAGAAGGGCTACAGCGGGGTGGCTACCTTCAGCCGCATCGAGCCGGACGACGTCGTCGCCGGCTGCGGCATCGAAAAGTATGACCAGGAAGGGCGCATCCTGCGCACCGACTACGGCGACTGGTCGGTGCTCAACTGCTACTTCCCTTCCGGCACGACGGGGGACGTGAGGCAAGCCTTCAAAATGGAATTCCTCGCCGATTTCCACCGCTGGATCAAAGAGCTGCGCCAGGAACGGCCCAAGCTCATCATCGTCGGCGATTACAACATCGCCCATAACGAGATCGACATCCACGACCCGGTGCGCAACAAGAACAACTCCGGTTTCCTGCCGGAAGAAAGGGAATGGATGAGCCAGTGGTTCGACAACGGGTTCGTCGATGCCTTCCGCTACCTCAACCCCGACAAGGTAGAGTACAGCTGGTGGACCTACCGCGCCGGGGCCCGAAAGAACAACAAGGGCTGGCGCATCGATTACCAGTCTGTCACCGACAATCTGAAGGATACGCTCCTGGAAGCCTATCAGATGACGGATGTGGTGCATTCGGACCACTGCCCGGTTTATTTGAAGATTGGGCTTTAG
- a CDS encoding SAM-dependent methyltransferase: MEKNKETIGQFVQRLRESIESGSFIKLTLSKPGGRDKDLRNVYARLVELKGEEALSFTLRYATRDEVKNHSIPEAIAMVGLWLGEDFLNGDLFTLEEDVSIQFSKKRKARLFSRPPSLQEQPSKKHNRRKQYLIGTENNPYLHPMGIASAQGKILAAGQAKFRQINKYIEIIDSLLEQHPLPADPHIVDMGSGKGYLTFALYDHLTNGLGLRPAITGIELRQNLVDFCNGLAQQAGYGGLSFLAQDIHDFQPERIDMLIALHACDTATDVAIAKGIRSGAEAIIVAPCCHKQVRKQMACRTDMQAILRHGILEERQAELLTDGIRSLLMEAHGYQTKVFEFISTEHTAKNLMIVGTKGRRNEQALEQVKAIKRDYGIAYHYLERLLSD; the protein is encoded by the coding sequence ATGGAAAAAAATAAAGAAACGATCGGCCAATTCGTCCAGCGGCTGCGGGAAAGCATCGAAAGCGGGAGCTTCATCAAGCTGACCCTCAGCAAGCCCGGCGGCAGGGACAAGGACTTGCGGAACGTCTACGCCCGGCTGGTCGAGCTGAAAGGGGAGGAAGCGCTGTCGTTCACCCTGCGATACGCTACCCGGGATGAAGTGAAAAACCATTCTATTCCGGAAGCCATAGCAATGGTAGGCCTTTGGCTGGGAGAAGATTTCCTCAACGGCGACTTATTCACTCTGGAAGAGGATGTTTCCATACAATTCAGCAAAAAGCGCAAGGCCCGCCTGTTTTCCCGCCCTCCCAGCCTGCAGGAACAGCCCTCCAAAAAGCACAACCGCCGAAAACAATACCTCATCGGGACCGAAAACAACCCTTACCTCCACCCTATGGGCATTGCCAGCGCGCAGGGCAAAATACTGGCTGCCGGGCAGGCCAAGTTCCGGCAGATCAACAAATACATTGAGATCATCGACAGCCTGCTGGAGCAACATCCGCTGCCGGCCGATCCGCACATCGTCGACATGGGGTCCGGCAAGGGGTACCTCACCTTTGCATTGTACGACCACCTGACGAACGGCTTGGGGTTGCGCCCCGCCATTACGGGCATAGAACTGCGGCAGAACCTGGTGGATTTCTGCAACGGGCTGGCCCAGCAGGCCGGTTACGGCGGGCTTTCTTTCCTCGCTCAGGATATTCACGATTTCCAACCGGAGCGCATCGACATGCTCATCGCCCTGCACGCCTGCGATACCGCCACCGATGTCGCCATCGCCAAAGGCATCCGGTCGGGCGCGGAGGCCATCATCGTGGCGCCCTGTTGCCACAAGCAGGTGCGCAAACAAATGGCCTGCCGGACGGACATGCAGGCCATCCTGCGCCACGGCATCCTCGAAGAACGCCAGGCCGAGCTGCTCACCGACGGCATCCGCTCCCTGCTGATGGAGGCCCATGGGTATCAAACCAAAGTTTTCGAGTTCATCTCCACCGAGCATACCGCGAAGAACCTGATGATCGTCGGTACGAAAGGGAGGCGGAATGAACAGGCGCTGGAACAAGTGAAGGCCATCAAGAGGGATTATGGAATAGCGTATCACTATCTGGAGCGGCTGCTTTCGGATTAG
- a CDS encoding sigma-70 family RNA polymerase sigma factor, which translates to MKKFLRLSTQEERWKQASDEDLLQAYRQTGDRELVAELFNRYVHLVYGACRQYLKNREDCRDAVMAVFEKTVIQARATEIQHFNKWLYSTTKNCCISNLRDEQRAIRQQEEWEKFEKNDAEFMENEGFLRLCHKRTNESDTSHIVEQAISELEEGQRTCIRLFFFEKKRYKEIANATGFSEKQVKSHLQNGKRRLGVILGEKFQESQ; encoded by the coding sequence ATGAAAAAATTTCTCCGCCTATCTACTCAGGAAGAACGCTGGAAGCAGGCGTCTGACGAAGACCTCCTCCAGGCTTACCGGCAAACGGGCGACCGGGAGCTGGTGGCTGAGCTATTCAACCGCTACGTCCACCTGGTCTATGGCGCCTGCCGCCAATACCTGAAAAACAGGGAAGACTGCCGCGACGCCGTGATGGCCGTCTTCGAAAAAACCGTTATCCAGGCCAGGGCTACAGAAATTCAGCACTTCAATAAATGGCTCTATTCCACGACTAAAAACTGTTGTATTTCCAACCTCAGGGACGAACAGCGAGCCATTCGCCAGCAGGAAGAATGGGAAAAGTTTGAAAAAAATGACGCTGAATTTATGGAAAATGAGGGCTTTCTGCGTCTATGCCATAAGAGAACGAACGAATCAGACACCAGCCACATCGTGGAACAGGCCATTTCCGAACTGGAAGAAGGCCAGCGCACCTGCATTCGCCTCTTCTTTTTCGAGAAGAAGCGCTATAAGGAAATAGCCAATGCTACCGGCTTTAGCGAGAAGCAGGTGAAAAGCCACCTTCAGAACGGCAAAAGGCGGCTGGGAGTCATTTTAGGCGAAAAATTTCAGGAGAGCCAATAA
- a CDS encoding putative toxin-antitoxin system toxin component, PIN family: protein MNNNYRLVLDTNVFLVSILPHHKYWWVFEGIIYQRYTLLVSNEILMEYLEKCIQKYGDSLSNERLEFLLEFSNVELITPYYHWELIQNDPDDNKFVDCAVAGQADFLVTHDKHFNILKDIPFPKVEAIRLDELKKVLGA, encoded by the coding sequence ATGAACAATAACTATCGACTTGTTCTGGATACTAATGTATTTTTAGTTTCCATCCTTCCTCATCACAAGTATTGGTGGGTCTTCGAAGGCATAATTTATCAGCGTTATACTTTGCTGGTTAGCAACGAAATTTTGATGGAGTACCTTGAAAAATGTATCCAGAAATACGGAGACAGCCTATCAAATGAACGGCTGGAATTTCTTTTGGAGTTTTCAAATGTAGAACTCATTACTCCTTATTACCACTGGGAACTTATACAAAATGATCCTGACGACAATAAATTTGTAGACTGCGCTGTGGCCGGGCAGGCTGATTTTCTGGTAACACACGATAAACACTTCAATATTTTAAAGGATATCCCCTTTCCAAAGGTGGAGGCCATTCGCCTTGATGAACTTAAAAAAGTACTTGGCGCATGA
- a CDS encoding cyclic nucleotide-binding domain-containing protein codes for MDRPSLIDTLSVQWDLWIEQYRAFFPTNKEDVRDCLQLAKEAGTVDGLWGEGSAGQLKTLLAACQDTRSGKLIASLHLADATQVNAIKEKAEQYQLGLFDEERLAGLAIFSQLSIHPAHQKSQAAMVLLSHCFIEVLKAGGQAALMSCDPGHYSIFKRLGMRPIGPLSKTPEGLFRIPMAFLPDHDYFSIIHSPILPLMRGVDFEVYQPLCQWYYQLVRENSALQAGSAYYPNEEDFESHHTITEGLTEKGREAFLKNAVVIHCREGEVLITENDGGKAFGFVRKGLVKVVIGGKTVVLLGEGDIFGEIAFILHTKRTAQVVAASPDTEVVLFSESAINTLKEDADRAIIWRNLARVLAQRVVLTNKLLTQ; via the coding sequence TTGGATAGGCCGAGCCTCATCGACACACTTTCCGTACAATGGGATCTTTGGATCGAACAATACCGGGCTTTCTTCCCCACCAATAAGGAAGATGTTCGGGATTGCCTGCAGCTCGCCAAAGAGGCCGGGACGGTAGACGGGCTTTGGGGGGAGGGCAGCGCCGGCCAATTAAAGACCTTGCTGGCTGCCTGCCAGGACACGCGGAGCGGGAAGCTGATTGCCAGCCTACACCTCGCCGACGCTACTCAGGTGAACGCCATAAAAGAGAAAGCGGAGCAATACCAGCTCGGGCTCTTCGATGAAGAACGCCTGGCGGGCCTGGCCATTTTCTCGCAATTGTCCATTCATCCGGCCCATCAAAAGTCGCAGGCGGCGATGGTTCTGCTCAGCCATTGCTTCATCGAAGTGTTGAAAGCAGGCGGGCAGGCGGCGCTTATGTCCTGCGACCCCGGGCACTATTCCATTTTCAAACGGCTGGGCATGCGCCCGATAGGGCCCCTGAGCAAAACGCCGGAAGGGCTTTTTCGCATCCCCATGGCCTTCCTTCCCGACCACGATTACTTCTCCATCATCCACTCCCCCATCCTTCCATTGATGCGGGGCGTCGACTTCGAAGTTTACCAACCGCTCTGCCAATGGTATTATCAGTTGGTGCGCGAAAACAGCGCCCTGCAGGCCGGATCCGCCTATTACCCCAATGAAGAAGACTTCGAAAGCCATCACACCATAACCGAAGGGCTGACCGAAAAAGGGCGCGAAGCTTTCCTGAAAAATGCAGTAGTGATCCACTGCCGGGAGGGAGAGGTGCTGATTACCGAGAATGACGGAGGAAAAGCCTTTGGCTTTGTGCGCAAAGGCCTGGTCAAGGTCGTGATCGGCGGAAAAACGGTCGTCTTGCTCGGAGAAGGCGACATCTTTGGGGAGATCGCCTTCATTTTGCATACCAAACGCACTGCTCAGGTGGTGGCCGCCAGCCCGGACACGGAGGTCGTCCTCTTCAGCGAATCCGCCATTAATACCCTGAAAGAAGATGCCGACCGGGCCATCATCTGGCGAAACCTGGCCCGCGTACTGGCCCAAAGGGTGGTGCTGACCAATAAGCTGCTGACGCAGTGA
- the htpG gene encoding molecular chaperone HtpG → MKKGNISVQTKNIFPIIKKFLYSDHEIFLRELISNAVDATTKLKALAGRGEVEGNIGDTTIEVIIEEENKKLIIRDKGIGMTEEEIKKYLNQVAFSSAQEFLEKYKEESAIIGNFGLGFYSSFMVADKVEVVTKSYQKEAKGVTWTCKGDPKYTLDENDKEERGTDVILYINEENKEFLQKHRIEQLLGKYCKFLPVAIKFGTKTEKVTEGEGEEATEKEVEADNIINNTSPAWSKQPTELTDEDYKAFYQELYPFSAPPLFWIHLNIDFPFNLTGILYFPKLGNNFELQKNKIQLYSNQVYVTDDVKDIVPEFLTLLHGVIDSPDIPLNVSRSYLQADTNVRKITGYITKKVADKLAELYKKDQEGYEAKWKDVGVFVKYGLISDDKFYERALPITLFRNVDGEHFTIEAYKEKVKANQTDKYDKVVLLYTNSPDSHDSFINAAKAEGYDILLMDNVIDNHFMQQLEYKMQNITFVRVDSDTVDNLVQKDEKKESVLSEEQQNTVKEVFEKAVAEAGGTVMLKALSPESQPVTITRPEFLRRMKEMQALQGNQFGDFPDSFNVVVNSNHPLVAGKILEEKDESARTEIAEYLYKLALLDQGMLRGSSLTAFINKSLDFLK, encoded by the coding sequence ATGAAAAAAGGTAACATATCTGTTCAAACCAAGAACATATTTCCCATCATCAAAAAATTCCTCTATTCAGATCACGAAATCTTCCTTCGCGAACTCATCTCCAACGCGGTCGACGCCACCACCAAATTAAAGGCGCTGGCGGGCCGGGGCGAGGTTGAGGGCAATATCGGCGACACCACCATAGAGGTCATCATCGAAGAAGAAAACAAGAAACTCATTATCCGGGACAAGGGGATCGGCATGACGGAAGAGGAGATAAAAAAATACCTCAACCAGGTGGCCTTTTCCAGCGCCCAGGAGTTTCTGGAGAAATACAAGGAGGAGTCCGCCATTATCGGAAACTTCGGCCTGGGCTTTTATTCCTCCTTTATGGTTGCTGATAAAGTGGAGGTCGTCACCAAATCCTATCAGAAAGAAGCCAAAGGAGTTACCTGGACATGCAAGGGCGACCCCAAGTACACCCTGGATGAGAACGATAAGGAAGAACGCGGAACCGACGTGATCCTGTACATCAATGAAGAAAACAAGGAGTTTCTCCAGAAGCATCGCATCGAACAATTATTGGGCAAATACTGCAAATTCCTCCCGGTGGCCATCAAGTTTGGCACAAAAACGGAGAAAGTAACCGAAGGAGAAGGGGAAGAGGCTACCGAGAAGGAGGTGGAAGCAGACAACATCATCAACAATACCAGCCCCGCCTGGAGCAAGCAGCCTACGGAGCTTACGGACGAGGACTACAAGGCCTTTTATCAGGAACTCTACCCCTTCAGCGCGCCGCCTTTGTTCTGGATACACCTCAATATCGATTTCCCTTTCAACCTGACCGGCATCCTCTACTTTCCCAAGCTGGGCAACAACTTCGAGTTGCAGAAGAACAAAATACAACTCTACAGCAACCAGGTGTATGTAACCGATGACGTAAAAGACATCGTGCCGGAATTCCTCACCCTCCTGCACGGCGTGATCGATTCCCCGGACATTCCGCTGAACGTCTCCCGCAGCTATCTGCAGGCCGACACCAACGTCCGCAAGATCACGGGGTACATTACCAAGAAGGTGGCCGACAAACTCGCCGAACTGTATAAGAAAGACCAGGAGGGCTATGAAGCCAAATGGAAGGATGTAGGCGTTTTTGTGAAATACGGGCTCATCTCGGACGATAAATTCTACGAGCGGGCATTGCCCATTACGCTGTTCCGGAATGTAGATGGAGAACACTTCACCATCGAGGCCTATAAAGAAAAGGTGAAGGCCAACCAAACGGATAAATACGATAAAGTAGTGCTCCTGTACACAAACAGCCCGGACAGCCACGACAGCTTCATAAATGCCGCGAAGGCGGAGGGCTACGACATCCTGCTGATGGACAATGTGATCGACAACCACTTCATGCAGCAACTGGAGTACAAGATGCAAAACATCACCTTCGTGCGCGTGGATTCCGATACCGTGGACAACCTGGTTCAGAAGGATGAAAAAAAGGAATCCGTCCTTAGCGAAGAACAGCAAAATACCGTTAAGGAAGTTTTCGAGAAGGCAGTTGCGGAGGCTGGCGGCACGGTGATGCTGAAAGCCCTCTCCCCGGAGAGCCAGCCGGTGACCATCACCCGGCCGGAATTTCTGCGCAGGATGAAAGAAATGCAGGCCCTGCAGGGCAACCAGTTCGGCGATTTCCCCGATTCCTTCAACGTGGTCGTCAACAGCAACCATCCCCTGGTGGCCGGCAAAATCTTAGAAGAAAAAGACGAAAGCGCCCGAACCGAAATCGCTGAATACCTCTATAAGCTTGCCCTGCTCGACCAGGGCATGCTCCGGGGCAGCAGCCTTACGGCATTCATCAACAAAAGCCTGGATTTTTTGAAGTAG
- a CDS encoding T9SS type A sorting domain-containing protein encodes MNKKTILSTIAVLATGLALFMAYLTLPPGEPKLKTAEPAPTDWLFNQRAYPHNHIDYQAYRDAVRQTRLAKSSVMNRGNEAWEVAGPLNIGGRITDIALHPTDPNIIYAGASVGGVFKSTDGGVSWEAVFENEGALSIGNIALAPSDPDILYVGTGEANGEFASGAFFGDGVYRSVNGGESWQYLGLENSQHIGRIVVDPQDPDRVFVAAAGILYGKDEHKGLYRTEDGGQNWEKVLFVSDSTSCIDVAMNPQNPDILYASTWERIRRPWQRSYGGVTSRLYRSQDGGDTWAPLANGLPPSDEERGRIGIAVSPSDPAILYATFTTDRITNVFDGIYKSLDGGDSWFRVDNGTIDNIYSSFGWFFGNIRVDPTNPDVVYAMGVTLHKSIDGGVSWEDITYMHVDQHGLEIHPVNPNFVVAGNDGGIYLSQNGGNSWDHVEVLPLTQFYECEIDFLQPERIYGGAQDNGTMRTLTGGDNDWGQILGGDGFHVIVDPTDNDIIYAEYQWGSLFRSDDGGFDFGFIFNGGNNDRTNWNTPVVMDPSNPEVIYYGANRLYRSPDRGNSWSPISGDLTDGLHPSGSLAFGTITSIAVAPANPEVIYVGTDDGNVQVTQDGGLSWENVSDGLPKRFVTEVAVDPYDELVAYVTLSGYRFVDYQPHVLRTADAGQTWEDISGNLPEIPINDIIIDPAYDQTLYIANDLGVWHTTDLGQNWEVLGNNLPMTVVNDLDFHPDTRILLAATYGRSIQKYQLEEVMTGTSGEVVSGSNNLEISPNPVQESATVRFELPRPVNARMELFSLSGQKVKTIADQQFEAGQNQVQLDASVLPGGQYLVRLYSRDKIWTGRFVK; translated from the coding sequence ATGAATAAAAAAACCATCCTATCGACTATTGCCGTTTTAGCAACCGGCCTGGCTTTATTTATGGCCTACCTCACTCTGCCGCCGGGGGAACCAAAGCTGAAAACCGCAGAACCAGCCCCCACCGACTGGCTCTTCAACCAACGCGCCTACCCTCACAATCACATCGACTATCAGGCCTACCGCGATGCCGTCCGGCAAACCCGGTTGGCCAAATCGTCGGTTATGAACCGGGGCAATGAAGCCTGGGAAGTAGCCGGGCCGCTCAACATAGGCGGCCGGATCACCGACATAGCCCTTCATCCTACTGACCCCAATATCATCTACGCCGGCGCTTCGGTGGGCGGCGTGTTCAAATCCACCGATGGCGGCGTTTCCTGGGAAGCGGTATTTGAAAATGAAGGCGCGCTTTCGATCGGCAACATTGCCCTGGCGCCCTCCGATCCGGATATCCTGTATGTCGGGACCGGAGAGGCCAACGGCGAATTTGCCTCGGGCGCCTTTTTCGGCGATGGCGTTTACCGCTCCGTCAACGGAGGAGAAAGCTGGCAGTACCTGGGGCTGGAAAATTCCCAGCACATCGGCCGCATTGTGGTGGACCCCCAGGACCCGGACCGGGTTTTCGTTGCCGCAGCCGGGATATTGTACGGAAAAGACGAGCATAAAGGTTTGTACCGAACCGAGGACGGCGGCCAGAATTGGGAAAAAGTGCTCTTTGTCAGCGATTCCACCAGTTGCATCGATGTGGCTATGAACCCTCAGAATCCGGACATCCTCTACGCGTCAACCTGGGAGCGCATCCGCCGCCCCTGGCAACGGAGCTACGGCGGCGTGACCTCCCGCTTGTACCGCTCGCAGGACGGCGGCGACACCTGGGCGCCGCTCGCCAATGGCCTGCCGCCCAGCGACGAGGAGAGGGGGCGCATCGGCATTGCCGTTTCGCCTTCCGACCCGGCCATTTTGTACGCCACTTTTACGACTGACCGAATCACTAACGTATTCGACGGCATTTACAAATCACTGGACGGCGGAGACAGCTGGTTTCGGGTGGACAATGGAACGATCGATAACATTTATTCTTCCTTCGGCTGGTTTTTTGGCAACATCAGGGTAGACCCTACCAATCCGGATGTGGTTTACGCCATGGGGGTTACCCTGCATAAATCTATCGACGGCGGCGTGAGCTGGGAGGACATCACCTATATGCACGTAGACCAGCACGGGCTGGAAATCCACCCTGTGAACCCCAATTTCGTCGTTGCCGGCAATGACGGCGGCATTTACCTTTCTCAAAATGGAGGAAACAGCTGGGATCACGTCGAGGTATTGCCCCTTACTCAATTTTATGAATGCGAGATCGACTTTCTCCAACCAGAAAGAATCTACGGAGGCGCTCAGGACAACGGCACCATGCGCACCCTTACCGGCGGGGATAACGACTGGGGACAGATACTCGGCGGCGATGGCTTTCACGTCATTGTCGACCCAACGGATAACGACATCATTTATGCCGAATACCAATGGGGCAGCCTGTTCCGGTCGGACGATGGGGGGTTTGATTTCGGATTTATTTTTAACGGCGGAAACAATGACCGCACCAACTGGAACACCCCCGTCGTCATGGACCCCTCCAACCCCGAAGTCATTTACTATGGCGCCAACCGGCTCTACCGTTCGCCGGACCGGGGAAACAGTTGGAGCCCCATCAGCGGAGACCTCACCGACGGCCTGCATCCCAGCGGCAGCCTGGCCTTCGGCACGATAACCAGTATTGCCGTGGCGCCCGCTAATCCCGAAGTGATCTATGTGGGAACCGACGATGGCAATGTGCAGGTCACTCAGGACGGCGGGCTTTCCTGGGAGAATGTTTCTGATGGCCTGCCCAAGAGGTTTGTGACCGAAGTGGCGGTTGACCCTTATGATGAACTGGTGGCCTACGTCACCCTTTCGGGTTATAGATTTGTGGATTACCAGCCCCACGTGCTGCGCACCGCGGACGCCGGCCAAACCTGGGAGGACATTTCCGGCAACTTGCCGGAGATTCCCATCAACGACATCATCATCGACCCGGCCTACGATCAAACCCTTTACATTGCCAATGACCTGGGCGTATGGCATACCACCGACCTGGGGCAGAACTGGGAAGTGCTGGGCAACAACCTGCCCATGACGGTGGTAAACGACCTCGACTTTCATCCCGATACCCGAATCCTGCTGGCGGCTACCTACGGCCGTTCTATTCAGAAATACCAGTTGGAAGAAGTGATGACCGGTACTTCCGGCGAGGTGGTTTCCGGTAGTAATAATTTGGAGATTTCCCCCAATCCGGTGCAGGAATCAGCTACTGTTCGTTTTGAGCTTCCCCGGCCGGTAAACGCCAGGATGGAGCTCTTCAGCTTGTCCGGACAAAAGGTGAAAACGATTGCTGATCAACAATTTGAGGCGGGGCAGAATCAGGTCCAGCTTGATGCTTCTGTCTTGCCGGGTGGGCAGTACCTCGTCCGGCTGTATTCAAGGGATAAGATATGGACGGGGCGGTTTGTGAAATGA